The following is a genomic window from Flavobacteriales bacterium.
CGGGGACACGCTCATCCTCACCGGCCGCATGGGACCGTCAGACACCTACCTCATCGCCTACCACGCTGGCATCATTACGGGCACGAGCGTGCCTGCCGCTGAGGCGTTGCGGGTGTATCCCGATCCCGCGGTGGACCGCCTCTGGATCACCGGTTCCTCGCCCCAGGCGGAGCGGGTACGGATCCTGGATGCGCACGGTCGCACCGTCCTTCAGCAGCCGACCGGCGGTGACGTGGATGTGGAGGTCGGAGTGGAGGGGCTGGCCCCGGGGCTCTATACGGTGTTGACAGAAGGTCCGGGCATCCGGCTGGCCCAACGGTTCGTTCGCGGGCGTTGAGCGACCCCGCCCCTCACGCCGGGATCGAGTTCAGGTAGCCCTGGTGCGCGAGCTGTTCGCCCATGCCCATTGGCCTCCTTCGGCTCGGGGCGCCAGGTGGCCAGGCCGAACACGAAGCGATCGAACATGCAGAAGGCGGCGGGGATGGATCCGCTCTATCGCGCGCTCGTCCACACCGTGTCGATCACCGCGCGCTGGGCCGTGGTCGTCAGGTGCAGCGGGTCGCGCCACAGGGCCCGGTCCGTCGGGAACAGGCCGGGGCGGTCCAGGTCGGTCACGGGTGCCAGCGCGCGCAGGCGGTCCAGATAGGTTGCGCGCAGGGGTTCAAGCCCCGCGTCGGCGTAGATGCGCTGCACCTCGGAATGCGTGGGGTATTCCACGAACCGGAGGGCGCAGCCCTGTGCCTTGCACCGCGCGGCGATGCGTTCCAACCGGGCGAAGGCCACGCTGTCCAGGGTGAAGTCCGATGCGTTGGTGCGCTCCATGTCCAGCACGCGCTGCCAGTGGTCGGGCGGGAGTGCATCGTAGTGCACGGTGGAGGGCAGCCAGGCGCTGCGCAGGTTCAGCACGGTGGCCTCCAGCACGCGCCGGTTGCTCAGGTACAGGAAGGGCTGGTCCAGCAGCAGGCGCGGTTCGCTGTACAGGTCCCAGTCCATGCCGCGGTTCATGCCGCGGAACGACACCTGCACCACCACTTCCTTCAGTGGGGCCTGGGCGGAGAAGGCGAACAGGTCGGCCAGGGTGCGCGTGTTGCCTCCGGGTACGCCCAGGTTGTAGTAGCGGTGGCCGCTCACGCGCTCCAGGTGGTCGAGGTCGAAATGCGAGAGGCGCGAATCGCCTAGCAGGATGCGGTCCTGCGGGGTGCGCCGCAGCTCGATCAGCTTCCACAGCAGGTTGCTGAAGGGCATGGTGCGGCCATCGTGGTACAGGTTCTTCCGCTTGAGCGTGTCGGGGATCGGGTGGAAGCGGTCGAAGTAGTTGAAGGGGTCCACCGCCAGCACGATGCCGAAGACCAGCGCGAAGGGCAGGGCCAGCGCGGCGATCCAGCGGAGAAGGCGGCGAACGGTCATCTAGAACTGGAAGTAGATGAAGGGCGAAGTGTGGTAGTAGCTGCCCAGGAAGATGATGCTGCCGACGAGGCCGGTGTACAGGGCCCAGCGTTGCATCGTGCTGCGTTCCGCCAGCCAGGCGGTGGCGCCCTTCCGGTGGTCCAGCCATTGCACCGCTTCCATGGCGGCGATACCGGCCACGGCCAGGAGCATCTCACCGCGCCCGGCCCCCACCAGCGGGGCCCATAGGCTGAAGGCGTCGGCGGTGAGGAAGCCGTCCAGCCCGGTGAACAGGTTCCCCACGATGTGGAACGCGTCCTGCACGCTGTTGGCGCGGAAGAAGATCCAGGCCAGGTCCACCAGCAGGAAGGTGGTGATCACCTGCTGGGCCATGTGCAGCCGCGGCCGGCGGTGCAGGCCGAGCCACTGCCCGATGCGCGTCCTTCCGCCCTCGGTGACGATGGCGCCGATGAGGAACAGGCCGTGCAGGCCGCCCCAGATGATGTAGGTCCAGGCCGCGCCGTGCCACAGGCCACTGAGCAGGAAGGTGATGAGCAGGTTGTAGTACCGGCGCCAGGTCAGCACGCGGTTGCCGCCCAGCGGGATGTACACGTAGTCGCGGAACCAGGTGCTGAGGCTGATGTGCCAGCGGCGCCAGAACTCGCTGATGCTCGTACTGGCGTAGGGCGTACGGAAGTTGCGCATCAGGTCGATGCCCAGGCATCGCGCGGCGCCGAGGGCGATGTCGCTGTAACCGCTGAAGTCGCAGTAGATCTGCGCGGCGAAGAGCAGCGAGGCCAGGATGAGCGCTGGGC
Proteins encoded in this region:
- a CDS encoding MBOAT family protein; protein product: MIFNSIAFLVFFVVVTTAYHLLPHRWRWPMLLAASCWFYMAFVPVYILILAFTIVVDYGAGLLIERSEGVARKRWLIASIVANVGVLAIFKYYGFLTENIEAMVRAAGWSGYSIPDLGIILPIGLSFHTFQSLSYTIEVYYGRQRAERHLGIFSLYVMFYPQLVAGPIERPGNLLRQLHLPMAFDPGLLASGLRLMAWGFFKKIMIADRVGVMVDHVYDAPHLHDGPALILASLLFAAQIYCDFSGYSDIALGAARCLGIDLMRNFRTPYASTSISEFWRRWHISLSTWFRDYVYIPLGGNRVLTWRRYYNLLITFLLSGLWHGAAWTYIIWGGLHGLFLIGAIVTEGGRTRIGQWLGLHRRPRLHMAQQVITTFLLVDLAWIFFRANSVQDAFHIVGNLFTGLDGFLTADAFSLWAPLVGAGRGEMLLAVAGIAAMEAVQWLDHRKGATAWLAERSTMQRWALYTGLVGSIIFLGSYYHTSPFIYFQF